One genomic region from Thermoleptolyngbya sichuanensis A183 encodes:
- a CDS encoding DUF1816 domain-containing protein, with the protein MKETWTSILQTVGAAWWVEIVTDSPRCTYYFGPFASATEAEQHKGGYVEDLVQEGAQGIKLSIKRCKPHKLTIDDEQEMPTRSAAAFG; encoded by the coding sequence ATGAAAGAAACCTGGACATCAATCTTGCAAACGGTAGGTGCGGCCTGGTGGGTGGAAATTGTGACTGACTCGCCCCGCTGCACCTACTACTTCGGCCCGTTCGCCAGTGCAACGGAAGCAGAACAACACAAGGGCGGCTACGTCGAAGATCTGGTGCAAGAAGGCGCACAGGGAATCAAGCTCAGCATCAAGCGCTGCAAGCCCCACAAGCTGACGATCGACGATGAGCAGGAAATGCCTACCCGCAGCGCGGCGGCGTTTGGCTAG
- a CDS encoding sulfotransferase family protein: MKLAVFYAFARSGGTLINRCIGCIPGNLVLSEVNPHASVVPPEQQAHEWWKLISDEEVDVLRSQTYIQKIRYFSQKAHERQLNLIIRDWPSVNFLGDLLVQDILTPSYVLEQEVYLSHGDFECCSAVITRRAEDVYTSIIKSFAEKVPESFRFLSAEDFGIRYLRYAKSVCKHRIFHYEDICEEPEAQIKELCECLEIQYSASFLEKFKYFRQCTGDSQPAVGSRGFNLDVITRLKSYTDSEYYVDTQKNESCVEANRLLGYG, from the coding sequence ATGAAGCTTGCGGTGTTTTACGCTTTTGCCCGCTCCGGTGGAACCTTGATTAATAGATGCATTGGTTGTATTCCCGGAAACTTGGTTCTGTCCGAGGTTAATCCTCATGCTTCTGTTGTTCCTCCTGAGCAACAGGCTCATGAATGGTGGAAGTTAATTTCGGACGAAGAAGTTGATGTTCTAAGGTCACAAACATACATCCAAAAGATTAGATACTTTTCTCAAAAAGCTCATGAACGTCAGTTGAATCTTATTATTCGAGACTGGCCATCTGTCAATTTTCTGGGGGATCTCCTTGTTCAAGATATTCTCACTCCTAGCTATGTTCTGGAGCAGGAGGTCTACTTATCGCATGGCGATTTTGAATGCTGCTCTGCGGTAATTACTAGGAGAGCAGAAGATGTCTATACATCAATTATTAAATCCTTTGCAGAAAAAGTGCCAGAAAGCTTCCGTTTCTTAAGTGCTGAAGATTTTGGCATACGCTATTTACGTTACGCAAAGTCTGTTTGCAAACATCGAATTTTTCACTACGAAGATATTTGTGAGGAGCCAGAGGCTCAGATTAAAGAATTGTGTGAGTGCTTAGAGATTCAGTACAGTGCGAGTTTCTTGGAAAAGTTTAAATACTTCAGGCAGTGTACAGGTGATAGTCAACCTGCTGTTGGGTCTAGGGGATTTAATCTGGATGTTATCACACGACTAAAAAGTTATACTGATTCCGAATACTATGTTGACACCCAGAAAAATGAGTCTTGTGTAGAAGCAAACAGACTATTAGGTTATGGATAA
- the rlmB gene encoding 23S rRNA (guanosine(2251)-2'-O)-methyltransferase RlmB — MGDRPARRRSDADKPAKAKFSPDRPVRLSGDQVRPISRRPAAAPGRDGSDRPGRKPPRPAWESDRGTSQPRNFGDVSEARYRATESLGNELHESEEASLDLIYGRHTLVAALESDRQLNRIWVTPRLRYDPRFHTLLQKAKSNGAVIDEVDNRRLDHLTHGATHQGIVAQVAPYEYLELGDLIAQAKAATEQPVLVAVDGITDPHNLGAIIRTAEALGAQGIVIPQRRSVGVTSTVMKVAAGALENLAIARVVNLGRALEELKAEGFWIYGTDAEAGQSINTVTFHRATVLVVGSEGDGLNMLTQRSCDVLVSIPLRGKTASLNASVAAGMALYEVYRQRWTNTLSLSPAIAK, encoded by the coding sequence GTGGGCGATCGCCCTGCCCGTCGTCGCAGTGATGCAGACAAGCCCGCCAAAGCCAAATTTAGCCCAGACCGGCCCGTCCGCCTTTCCGGTGACCAGGTTCGACCTATTTCCCGCCGCCCGGCCGCTGCGCCAGGCAGAGACGGGAGCGATCGCCCCGGCCGCAAACCGCCCCGACCAGCCTGGGAGAGCGATCGCGGCACATCCCAACCGAGGAACTTTGGGGACGTTTCGGAAGCCCGCTATAGGGCCACGGAGAGCCTCGGCAATGAACTGCATGAATCCGAAGAAGCCAGCCTCGATTTGATCTATGGTCGTCATACGCTGGTGGCGGCCCTAGAGAGCGATCGCCAGCTTAACCGCATCTGGGTCACGCCGCGCCTGCGCTACGATCCCCGCTTCCATACGCTGCTGCAAAAAGCCAAGAGCAACGGAGCCGTCATCGACGAGGTAGACAATCGACGGCTCGACCATCTGACCCACGGCGCAACGCATCAGGGCATCGTGGCGCAGGTTGCTCCCTATGAATATCTGGAATTGGGCGACCTGATTGCCCAGGCCAAAGCCGCAACCGAACAGCCCGTGCTGGTAGCAGTGGACGGCATCACCGATCCCCACAACCTGGGTGCAATTATTCGCACGGCCGAAGCGCTGGGCGCTCAGGGCATCGTGATCCCGCAACGGCGCTCGGTCGGTGTTACCTCAACGGTGATGAAAGTCGCGGCGGGTGCATTGGAAAACCTGGCGATCGCCCGCGTGGTCAACCTGGGACGAGCGCTCGAAGAGTTGAAAGCCGAAGGGTTCTGGATTTACGGCACCGACGCAGAAGCGGGGCAGTCGATCAACACGGTCACGTTTCACAGGGCGACGGTGCTGGTGGTCGGCTCCGAGGGTGACGGGCTAAACATGCTGACGCAGCGCAGTTGCGATGTGCTGGTGTCGATTCCGCTGCGGGGCAAAACAGCCAGCCTGAATGCCTCGGTGGCCGCGGGTATGGCGCTGTATGAGGTGTATCGCCAGCGCTGGACGAATACGCTCTCGCTCAGTCCGGCGATCGCCAAGTGA
- a CDS encoding STAS domain-containing protein produces the protein MSLRGTREVRDNSQVFRLAGLLDAFSEPTFRKVVDKYVEEGPSSVILDMSQIDFIDSSGIGALVQVAKKVQQANGKLQLIANSRVMQTIKMVRLEQFFKIQPNVEAALENAKRS, from the coding sequence GTGAGCTTGCGCGGCACTCGGGAGGTGCGAGACAACAGCCAGGTCTTCCGCCTCGCGGGGCTTCTCGATGCGTTTTCTGAACCCACCTTCCGCAAGGTTGTCGATAAATATGTAGAGGAGGGGCCGTCTAGCGTCATCCTCGACATGTCCCAGATTGACTTTATTGATAGCTCCGGCATTGGAGCGCTGGTGCAGGTGGCCAAGAAAGTGCAGCAGGCAAATGGCAAGCTGCAACTGATCGCCAACTCCCGCGTCATGCAGACGATCAAAATGGTGCGTTTGGAGCAGTTTTTCAAGATTCAGCCCAACGTCGAGGCAGCGCTGGAGAATGCCAAGCGGTCTTGA
- a CDS encoding sulfotransferase domain-containing protein: MNIFHCCTHKTASQWVRAIFSDSRVQEFSGLQPYFYEDELLLKYGVQKPTEKVFNEPFPDNTVITPLYVDYESFCRARAMAHSPSFAFFVTRDPRDMLVSWYFSMKYSHQAIVDDVSLIRELLNSKPEKEGLKQSIRLLDSFDLFESIRSWINASSKDKNIVLIKYEDLTSKNNVKVFMDLFRGFGIDAPENTLREVLEEYRFESLTGRKKGLQDLQAHLRKGIEGDWINFLDDEILEELQNVAGGLPEKLGYKSRDELTWQNLCFYQRLSSEVYSDLCAAETRISSIEGELSSTKQELSSTKQELSLRNSCLAEISQELSHTQEKLATAKSVIKRKSSAVKRLKARVSEQERQLCETVQNLRILENRIKQMESSKFWKIKRFLSSLTTKRCGMYL, encoded by the coding sequence ATGAACATTTTTCATTGTTGCACCCATAAAACTGCAAGCCAATGGGTTCGTGCTATCTTTTCAGACTCCAGGGTACAAGAGTTTTCAGGGTTGCAGCCATATTTTTATGAAGATGAATTACTCTTAAAATATGGTGTTCAGAAGCCGACTGAGAAAGTTTTTAATGAGCCATTTCCAGACAATACGGTGATCACACCGCTCTACGTAGACTATGAGAGCTTTTGCAGGGCCAGAGCAATGGCACATTCCCCATCTTTTGCCTTTTTTGTGACGAGAGATCCGAGAGATATGCTCGTTTCTTGGTACTTCTCTATGAAATATTCGCATCAGGCAATTGTAGATGATGTGTCATTGATTAGGGAATTGCTTAACTCAAAGCCTGAAAAAGAAGGACTAAAACAGAGTATTCGATTATTGGATAGTTTTGATTTATTTGAGTCAATTCGCTCGTGGATTAATGCATCCTCAAAGGACAAGAATATTGTTCTCATTAAATATGAAGACTTGACATCAAAGAATAATGTCAAAGTTTTCATGGATCTTTTCAGAGGCTTCGGAATAGATGCGCCCGAAAATACTTTAAGAGAGGTTCTGGAGGAGTATAGATTTGAGAGTCTGACAGGTCGAAAAAAAGGGCTTCAAGATCTTCAGGCGCATCTCAGGAAAGGCATAGAAGGGGACTGGATTAATTTCCTGGATGACGAGATCCTGGAAGAGCTTCAAAATGTTGCAGGAGGATTGCCAGAAAAACTAGGCTACAAGTCGAGGGATGAATTAACTTGGCAAAATTTGTGTTTTTATCAACGGCTTTCATCTGAAGTCTATTCTGATCTGTGTGCCGCCGAGACGAGGATCAGTTCTATTGAAGGTGAACTGTCTTCTACCAAACAAGAACTGTCTTCTACTAAACAAGAACTGTCTCTCAGGAATTCTTGTCTTGCGGAAATCAGTCAAGAACTTTCGCACACTCAGGAGAAACTGGCTACTGCAAAATCAGTTATCAAGAGAAAGTCTTCCGCAGTCAAGAGATTGAAAGCCAGAGTTTCGGAGCAGGAACGTCAATTATGCGAAACTGTTCAAAATTTGAGGATTCTAGAGAACAGAATTAAGCAGATGGAAAGCAGCAAGTTTTGGAAGATTAAGCGATTTTTGTCAAGTTTGACGACCAAACGTTGTGGGATGTATCTATGA
- a CDS encoding glycosyltransferase family 2 protein, translating to MKLSVVVPCYNELGTIGQVVEAVRRSPVQDLEIIIVDDCSTDGTRELLQSQIEPLVDQVIYHPKNRGKGAALRTGFAAATGDVVIVQDADLEYDPQEFPLLIEPILNDKADVVFGSRFMGGRPHRVVYFWHMVGNKFLTLLSNMLTNINLSDMETCYKAFRREVIQSIRIQENRFGFEPEITAKVAKAGCRIYEVGISYYGRTYKEGKKIGWKDGFRAIYCILKYNLVG from the coding sequence ATGAAACTTTCGGTTGTGGTGCCCTGCTACAACGAATTGGGAACAATTGGGCAGGTGGTGGAGGCTGTGAGGCGATCGCCCGTCCAAGATCTCGAAATCATCATCGTTGATGACTGCTCGACCGACGGCACCCGCGAACTGCTGCAATCTCAAATCGAGCCGCTAGTAGACCAGGTGATTTATCATCCCAAAAATCGCGGCAAGGGAGCCGCCCTGCGGACGGGCTTTGCGGCGGCAACGGGCGATGTCGTCATTGTGCAAGATGCCGACCTGGAGTATGACCCCCAGGAGTTTCCCCTGTTGATAGAGCCGATTCTCAATGACAAAGCCGATGTGGTGTTTGGCTCTCGCTTTATGGGCGGCCGCCCCCACCGCGTGGTCTACTTTTGGCACATGGTGGGCAACAAGTTCCTAACGCTGCTGTCGAACATGCTGACCAATATCAACCTCAGCGATATGGAAACCTGCTACAAAGCCTTTCGCCGCGAGGTAATCCAGTCTATCCGCATTCAGGAAAACCGCTTTGGCTTTGAGCCAGAAATCACCGCCAAGGTCGCCAAGGCAGGCTGCCGCATCTATGAGGTGGGCATTTCCTATTACGGCCGCACCTACAAAGAAGGCAAGAAAATCGGCTGGAAAGACGGCTTCCGCGCCATTTACTGCATTTTGAAATACAACCTGGTTGGGTAG
- a CDS encoding Mini-ribonuclease 3 — MPSGLDAAGSCPAEKGFREQDLQRLSPAALAYVGDAVYELHVRIACLLPPKRIQDYHRQVVEQVRAESQAAQVRSLSSHLTEQEQDIVRRGRNAAQRGPRRVDAEIYRQATGLETLLGYLYLSNPGRLQELLAQMQPLENLKPPPEASGEKGGERGGEKA, encoded by the coding sequence ATGCCAAGCGGTCTTGATGCGGCCGGGTCGTGCCCCGCTGAGAAGGGATTCCGGGAGCAAGACCTCCAGCGGCTCTCTCCGGCGGCATTGGCCTACGTGGGCGATGCAGTGTACGAACTGCATGTACGGATAGCCTGCCTGCTGCCGCCCAAACGCATTCAAGACTATCATCGGCAAGTCGTGGAGCAGGTGCGGGCCGAAAGCCAGGCCGCCCAAGTGCGATCGCTCTCTAGCCATCTCACCGAACAGGAGCAAGACATTGTGCGGCGAGGGCGCAATGCGGCTCAGCGAGGCCCCCGGCGGGTGGATGCTGAAATTTATCGTCAGGCCACAGGTCTAGAAACGCTGCTGGGATACCTGTATCTCAGCAATCCGGGGCGATTGCAGGAGTTGCTGGCACAGATGCAGCCCCTCGAAAACTTGAAGCCCCCGCCAGAAGCAAGCGGTGAAAAAGGCGGTGAGAGAGGCGGTGAAAAAGCCTGA
- a CDS encoding UbiD family decarboxylase: MARDLRGFLNQLEQRGQLRRITALVDPELEIAEIANRLLQSGGPALLFENVKGAEYPVAVNVMGTVQRVCWAMNMEQPEELEALGKKLALLYQPRPPKKISQAVDLGKALFDVVKAKPMRELLPPCQQVVLKGDEVDLTKLPLLRVYPGDAGKVITLGLMITKDPENKIVNVGVYRLQLQSKNTMTVQWLSVRGATRHLRKAAERGETLEVAIALGVDPMLVMAAATPLPIDMSEWLFAGLYGGGGVHLAKCKTVDLEVPADSEFVLEGTITPGEVAMDGPAGDHMGYYGPANPNGPLIRFHCMTHRKNPIYLTAFSGRPPKEDAMMALALNRIYTPILRQQVPEIVDFFLPMEGLSYKVAVLSIDKSYPGQARRAALAFWSALPQFSYTKFVVVVDKDINVRDPRQVVWSITSKVDPARDVFILPDNPFDSLDFATERPGLGSKMGIDATTKIYPESDRPWGKQLDPDPDTADLVSRRWAEYGLADLNLEEVDPNLFGYDMR, encoded by the coding sequence ATGGCGCGAGATCTGCGGGGATTTTTGAACCAGCTAGAGCAGCGGGGGCAGTTGCGGCGCATTACGGCGCTGGTTGATCCCGAACTGGAAATTGCCGAAATTGCCAATCGCCTGCTGCAAAGCGGCGGCCCGGCCCTGCTGTTTGAAAACGTGAAGGGGGCTGAGTATCCCGTTGCGGTGAACGTGATGGGTACGGTGCAGCGCGTCTGTTGGGCAATGAACATGGAGCAGCCCGAAGAACTGGAAGCGCTGGGCAAAAAGCTGGCCCTGCTGTATCAACCCCGCCCGCCCAAGAAGATTTCTCAGGCGGTTGACTTGGGCAAGGCCCTGTTTGACGTGGTGAAGGCCAAGCCCATGCGCGAGCTTTTGCCGCCGTGTCAGCAGGTGGTGCTGAAGGGCGACGAGGTAGATCTGACTAAGCTGCCACTGCTGCGGGTGTATCCGGGCGACGCGGGCAAGGTGATCACGCTGGGGCTGATGATTACCAAAGACCCTGAAAACAAAATTGTGAACGTGGGCGTATATCGCCTCCAACTGCAATCCAAAAACACGATGACGGTGCAGTGGCTCTCGGTGCGCGGCGCAACGCGGCATTTGCGGAAGGCGGCCGAGCGGGGCGAAACGCTGGAGGTGGCGATCGCCCTTGGGGTAGACCCGATGCTCGTGATGGCGGCCGCAACTCCCCTGCCCATCGACATGTCGGAGTGGCTCTTTGCTGGCCTCTACGGCGGCGGCGGCGTGCATCTGGCCAAGTGCAAGACGGTGGACTTGGAAGTGCCCGCCGATTCAGAATTTGTGCTGGAGGGTACGATTACTCCCGGCGAGGTGGCGATGGACGGCCCGGCAGGCGACCACATGGGCTACTACGGCCCTGCAAACCCCAACGGCCCGCTGATCCGCTTCCACTGCATGACCCACCGCAAAAATCCGATTTATCTCACCGCCTTCAGCGGTCGCCCGCCCAAGGAAGACGCAATGATGGCACTGGCGCTAAACCGGATTTATACGCCCATTTTGCGCCAACAGGTGCCGGAAATTGTGGACTTTTTCTTGCCGATGGAGGGCTTGAGCTATAAGGTGGCCGTGCTGTCGATTGACAAATCCTATCCGGGGCAGGCGCGGCGGGCGGCGCTGGCGTTTTGGAGTGCGCTGCCGCAGTTTAGCTATACGAAATTTGTGGTGGTGGTGGACAAAGATATCAATGTCCGCGATCCGCGCCAGGTGGTCTGGTCGATTACGTCAAAGGTGGACCCAGCGCGGGATGTGTTCATTCTGCCGGATAACCCCTTCGACTCGCTGGACTTTGCCACCGAGCGCCCGGGTCTGGGCAGCAAAATGGGCATCGACGCGACCACCAAGATCTACCCAGAGAGCGATCGCCCCTGGGGTAAGCAGCTAGACCCCGACCCCGACACGGCGGATTTGGTGTCGCGCCGCTGGGCTGAATATGGCCTCGCTGACCTGAATCTGGAAGAGGTAGACCCCAATCTGTTTGGCTATGATATGCGCTGA
- a CDS encoding HEPN domain-containing protein codes for MGTLRNRQWVYDFAVFRAYYALFYVAEALLDKKGLSFSSHAAVISAFGQYLARPGKVPLDLHRQLIDAQALRTRADYDIYPNLSKQDAQMLIAQADAFLAIARQVFS; via the coding sequence ATCGGCACGCTGAGAAATCGGCAATGGGTTTACGATTTTGCTGTTTTCCGTGCGTACTATGCCCTGTTTTACGTCGCTGAGGCGCTCTTGGACAAAAAGGGACTCTCTTTCTCTAGCCATGCTGCTGTGATTAGCGCCTTTGGTCAGTATCTCGCTCGCCCAGGAAAAGTGCCGCTCGATTTACACCGCCAGTTGATTGATGCCCAAGCCCTTCGCACTCGTGCCGATTACGACATTTATCCTAATCTCTCGAAACAAGACGCTCAGATGCTAATTGCCCAAGCAGATGCTTTTTTGGCGATCGCCCGACAGGTGTTTTCCTGA